One segment of Pontibacter akesuensis DNA contains the following:
- the fusA gene encoding elongation factor G encodes MARDLKYTRNIGIAAHIDAGKTTTTERILYYAGVSHKIGEVHDGAATMDWMEQEQERGITITSAATTVSWNYRGQPYHINIIDTPGHVDFTVEVNRSLRVLDGLVFLFSAVDGVEPQSETNWRLADNYKVARIGFVNKMDRSGADFLAVCKQVKEMLGSNAVALQLPIGSEDNFRGVVDLVNNRGIIWNEEDKGMTFTEVPIPDDMVEEAAEYREKLLEAVAEYDETLMEKYFEDPDSISEDEIIAALRAATIDMAIVPMLCGSSFKNKGVQTMLDYVMALCPSPMDRESIIGTNPDTGAEVVRKPSESEPFAGLAFKIATDPYVGRLCFVRAYSGVLESGSYVYNTRSNNKERISRIFQMHANKQNQIDKLGAGDIGAVVGFKDIKTGDTLCDQNAKIVLESMDFPEPVIGYAIEPKTQADSDKMGMAIAKLVEEDPTLQVNTDEETGQTILRGMGELHLEIIIDRMKREFKVELNQGAPQVAYKETITKNVEHREVFKKQSGGRGKFADIVFEMGPREDGKQGLEFVNGIVGGVIPREFIPAVQKGFEEAMKNGILAGFPIDSMKVRLFHGSFHDVDSDSLSFELAARQGFKEAGKQCAPRLLEPIMSVDVVTPDEYTGPVTGDLNRRRGIMKGMDTKGTSTVVKADVPLSELFGYVTDLRTITSGRATASLTFAHYEQVPQNLADAIIAKIKGTSAK; translated from the coding sequence ATGGCAAGAGACTTAAAATACACACGAAATATTGGTATTGCCGCGCACATTGATGCAGGCAAGACCACTACGACAGAACGTATACTTTATTACGCAGGTGTAAGCCACAAAATTGGAGAAGTACATGATGGTGCTGCTACAATGGACTGGATGGAGCAGGAGCAGGAGCGTGGTATCACGATCACTTCCGCTGCAACAACTGTAAGCTGGAACTACAGAGGCCAGCCGTACCACATCAACATCATCGATACACCAGGACACGTTGACTTTACCGTAGAGGTAAACCGATCCCTGCGCGTATTGGATGGTCTGGTGTTCCTGTTCTCTGCAGTAGATGGCGTTGAGCCTCAGTCAGAGACAAACTGGCGCCTTGCTGACAACTACAAAGTTGCGCGTATCGGTTTCGTTAACAAGATGGACCGTTCTGGTGCTGACTTCCTTGCTGTATGTAAGCAGGTGAAGGAAATGCTGGGCAGCAACGCAGTAGCACTTCAGTTACCAATCGGCTCTGAAGATAATTTCCGAGGTGTAGTTGACTTGGTGAACAACCGTGGTATTATCTGGAACGAGGAAGATAAAGGCATGACCTTTACTGAAGTTCCGATTCCTGATGATATGGTAGAGGAAGCTGCTGAATACAGAGAGAAACTGTTGGAAGCTGTTGCCGAGTACGACGAGACATTGATGGAGAAATACTTCGAAGATCCAGATTCGATCTCTGAAGACGAAATCATCGCTGCCCTTCGTGCCGCTACTATTGATATGGCCATTGTTCCTATGCTTTGCGGTTCTTCTTTCAAAAACAAAGGAGTGCAGACAATGCTTGACTACGTGATGGCGCTTTGCCCATCTCCAATGGACAGAGAGAGCATCATCGGAACAAACCCGGACACAGGAGCTGAGGTTGTGCGTAAGCCAAGCGAAAGCGAGCCATTTGCTGGTCTTGCCTTTAAAATCGCTACTGACCCTTACGTAGGTCGTCTTTGCTTCGTACGCGCTTACTCTGGTGTACTGGAGTCTGGCTCGTATGTATACAACACGCGTTCGAATAACAAGGAGCGTATCTCCCGTATCTTCCAGATGCACGCTAACAAGCAGAACCAGATCGATAAGCTGGGTGCTGGTGACATCGGTGCGGTAGTAGGCTTTAAGGATATTAAAACTGGTGACACCCTTTGCGATCAGAACGCGAAGATCGTGCTGGAGTCTATGGACTTCCCAGAGCCAGTAATCGGATACGCTATCGAGCCTAAAACTCAGGCGGACTCTGATAAGATGGGTATGGCGATTGCCAAGCTTGTTGAAGAGGATCCAACCCTACAGGTAAACACTGACGAGGAAACTGGTCAGACGATCCTAAGAGGTATGGGTGAGCTTCACCTGGAGATCATCATCGACCGTATGAAGCGTGAGTTCAAGGTTGAGTTGAACCAGGGCGCGCCACAGGTAGCTTACAAAGAGACGATTACGAAGAATGTGGAGCACCGTGAGGTATTCAAGAAGCAGTCTGGTGGTCGTGGTAAGTTTGCCGACATCGTGTTCGAAATGGGACCACGTGAAGATGGCAAGCAGGGACTTGAATTTGTGAACGGCATCGTAGGTGGTGTAATTCCAAGAGAATTCATTCCTGCTGTTCAGAAGGGTTTCGAAGAAGCCATGAAGAACGGTATCCTAGCTGGCTTCCCAATCGACTCAATGAAAGTTCGTCTATTCCACGGATCTTTCCACGACGTTGACTCCGACTCACTTTCTTTTGAACTGGCAGCTCGCCAGGGCTTCAAAGAGGCAGGCAAGCAGTGTGCGCCAAGACTTCTTGAGCCAATCATGTCAGTGGACGTAGTGACGCCGGATGAGTACACAGGACCTGTAACAGGTGACCTGAACAGAAGAAGAGGTATCATGAAAGGTATGGACACCAAAGGTACATCTACAGTAGTGAAAGCTGATGTTCCACTTTCAGAACTGTTTGGTTATGTAACTGACCTTCGTACCATTACTTCTGGTAGAGCTACTGCTTCTCTTACTTTCGCTCATTACGAGCAAGTACCACAGAACTTAGCAGATGCGATCATTGCTAAAATAAAAGGAACATCAGCTAAATAG
- the rpsJ gene encoding 30S ribosomal protein S10, whose amino-acid sequence MNQKIRIKLKSYDHNLVDKSSEKIVKAVKATGAVVSGPIPLPTEKDKFTVLRSPHVNKKSREQFQLCTYKRLVDIYSTSSKTVDALMKLELPSGVDVEIKV is encoded by the coding sequence ATGAATCAGAAAATAAGAATAAAGCTTAAGTCTTACGATCACAACCTGGTTGATAAATCTTCAGAGAAGATTGTAAAAGCAGTAAAAGCTACCGGTGCCGTTGTAAGCGGACCAATTCCTCTTCCAACAGAGAAGGATAAGTTCACTGTATTGCGTTCACCACACGTGAACAAAAAGTCACGTGAGCAGTTTCAGCTTTGCACTTACAAGAGATTGGTAGATATCTACTCTACCAGCTCTAAAACAGTAGACGCCCTAATGAAGCTAGAGTTACCTAGTGGCGTTGATGTTGAGATCAAAGTTTGA
- the rplC gene encoding 50S ribosomal protein L3, producing the protein MPGIIGKKIGMTSLFTADGKYTPVTLIQAGPCVVTQVKTVETDGYAAVQLGYGEKKLKRVTKAEAGHYAKAKAAPAKKVAEFDVEGVSYTLGDVVNADMFIEGEFVDVVGTSKGKGFQGVVKRHNFAGVGGQTHGQHNRGRHPGSIGAASWPSRVFKGMRMAGRMGGNRVKVENLVVLRVIADKNLIVVSGSVPGAKNSYVLIEK; encoded by the coding sequence ATGCCTGGAATTATCGGTAAGAAAATCGGAATGACAAGCCTCTTCACAGCAGATGGTAAATACACACCAGTAACGCTTATACAAGCAGGTCCGTGTGTAGTTACTCAAGTGAAGACAGTAGAAACAGATGGCTATGCTGCGGTGCAGCTTGGCTATGGCGAGAAAAAGCTAAAAAGAGTAACGAAAGCGGAAGCCGGACATTACGCAAAAGCAAAAGCAGCGCCTGCTAAGAAGGTAGCTGAGTTTGATGTGGAAGGTGTATCTTATACACTGGGCGATGTAGTGAACGCAGACATGTTTATCGAAGGTGAGTTTGTTGACGTAGTTGGCACATCAAAAGGTAAAGGTTTTCAGGGTGTTGTAAAGCGCCACAACTTTGCCGGTGTTGGTGGTCAGACGCACGGTCAGCACAACAGGGGCAGACACCCAGGTTCGATCGGTGCAGCCTCATGGCCTTCCAGAGTATTCAAAGGAATGCGCATGGCAGGTAGAATGGGTGGTAACAGAGTAAAGGTGGAAAACCTTGTAGTACTGCGTGTTATCGCTGATAAAAACCTTATAGTTGTTAGTGGCTCTGTTCCTGGTGCCAAAAATTCTTACGTGTTAATTGAGAAATAA
- the rplD gene encoding 50S ribosomal protein L4, translated as MELSVLNIKGEDTGRKVTLSDAVFGLEPNEHAMYLDVKQYLANQRQGTHKSKERAEVAGSTRKIKKQKGTGGARAGSIKSPVFIGGGRVFGPKPRDYSFKLNKKLKRVARLSALSLLARDNRVALVESFSMDAPKTSEFRGILSNLKSTGKTLFVLPAADKNIVLSSRNLPKVKVSTAKDINTYDLLNTEKLLLVEQSVNELETLFSAK; from the coding sequence ATGGAGCTTTCTGTATTAAATATCAAAGGTGAAGATACAGGCAGAAAGGTAACACTTTCTGATGCTGTGTTTGGTCTGGAGCCAAACGAGCATGCAATGTATCTTGACGTGAAACAGTATCTGGCAAACCAGAGACAAGGAACACACAAATCTAAAGAGCGCGCGGAAGTTGCAGGTTCTACAAGAAAGATCAAGAAGCAAAAAGGTACAGGCGGAGCACGTGCGGGTAGCATAAAGTCGCCAGTTTTTATCGGTGGTGGTCGTGTATTCGGACCTAAGCCAAGAGACTATTCCTTCAAGCTGAACAAGAAGCTGAAGCGTGTTGCGCGTCTTTCTGCTTTGTCGCTTCTGGCGCGTGACAACAGAGTGGCTCTGGTAGAGTCTTTCTCTATGGATGCTCCAAAGACAAGCGAGTTCAGAGGCATTTTGAGCAACCTGAAGTCTACTGGCAAAACACTGTTTGTTTTACCAGCTGCCGATAAGAACATCGTGTTGTCTAGCAGAAACCTGCCTAAAGTGAAAGTTTCTACTGCTAAGGATATCAATACATATGATCTTCTTAACACAGAAAAACTTCTGCTGGTAGAGCAGTCGGTAAATGAATTAGAAACACTCTTTAGCGCGAAGTAA
- the rplW gene encoding 50S ribosomal protein L23, which yields MNVLKRPIITEKYAALNEVGKYAFEVEKDANKVEIKKAVEKMYGVNVAKVATIRALGKKKTKYTKSGAVTGRTSLIKKAIVTLREGEVIDFYSGI from the coding sequence ATGAACGTTCTGAAAAGACCAATAATCACAGAAAAATACGCTGCCTTGAACGAGGTTGGAAAGTATGCTTTTGAGGTGGAGAAAGACGCCAACAAGGTTGAAATCAAAAAAGCGGTTGAGAAGATGTACGGCGTGAATGTAGCCAAAGTGGCAACTATCCGCGCACTGGGAAAGAAGAAGACTAAGTATACGAAGTCTGGCGCTGTAACCGGCCGTACCTCCCTGATCAAAAAGGCAATAGTAACCCTGAGAGAGGGTGAAGTTATAGACTTTTACAGCGGCATATAA
- the rplB gene encoding 50S ribosomal protein L2, producing MALKKLRPTTPGQRFRVAPSFDEITTATPEKSLLAPMTKSGGRNDSGKMTIRYVGGGHKRKYRMIDFKRTKHGVPATVKTIEYDPNRTARIALIFYADGVKSYIIAPAGLEVGTVINSGPGIAPEVGNCLPLSDIPLGTIIHNIELQPGNGAILARSAGSYAQLVAREGRYATIKLPSGELRMVLVNCSATVGTVSNGEHMNVNLGKAGRKRWLGRRPRVRGVAMNPVDHPMGGGEGKSSGGHPRSRKGLYAKGLKTRNKNKYSEKLIVNRGKKK from the coding sequence ATGGCTTTAAAAAAGTTAAGACCAACAACACCAGGTCAAAGATTCAGAGTAGCCCCATCATTTGATGAGATAACAACTGCTACTCCTGAGAAGTCTTTGTTGGCACCTATGACAAAATCTGGTGGACGAAACGACTCTGGTAAGATGACTATCCGCTATGTAGGCGGTGGACACAAGAGGAAGTACCGCATGATTGACTTCAAGCGCACGAAACATGGCGTGCCTGCTACAGTGAAGACAATTGAGTACGACCCAAACAGAACAGCCCGTATTGCGCTGATTTTCTACGCAGACGGTGTAAAGAGCTATATCATTGCTCCTGCTGGACTAGAAGTAGGAACTGTCATCAATTCAGGTCCTGGTATTGCTCCAGAAGTAGGAAACTGCTTGCCACTTTCCGATATTCCTCTAGGTACAATCATACACAACATTGAGCTTCAGCCAGGCAACGGTGCCATACTTGCAAGAAGTGCTGGTTCTTATGCACAGCTTGTAGCACGTGAAGGACGCTATGCCACCATCAAATTGCCTTCCGGCGAACTGAGAATGGTACTGGTGAACTGCTCTGCAACAGTTGGTACAGTTTCTAACGGAGAGCACATGAACGTGAACCTGGGCAAGGCTGGCCGCAAGAGATGGCTGGGCAGACGTCCGCGCGTTCGTGGTGTCGCTATGAACCCTGTCGATCACCCTATGGGTGGTGGTGAAGGTAAGTCCTCAGGTGGACACCCTCGCTCACGCAAAGGCTTGTATGCGAAAGGTCTTAAGACTAGAAACAAGAACAAGTATTCTGAAAAGCTTATTGTTAATAGAGGTAAGAAGAAATAA
- the rpsS gene encoding 30S ribosomal protein S19 codes for MARSLKKGPYIDFRLEKKVTVMNESGKKSVIKTWSRRSMISPDFVGHTFAVHNGNKFIPVYVTENMVGHKLGEFAPTRNFRGHIAKKDKGKR; via the coding sequence ATGGCTAGATCATTAAAAAAAGGGCCTTATATTGACTTTAGGCTCGAGAAGAAAGTAACTGTAATGAACGAGTCTGGCAAAAAGTCAGTTATTAAGACTTGGTCACGCAGATCTATGATTTCTCCGGATTTCGTGGGTCACACGTTCGCAGTTCATAACGGAAATAAATTCATTCCTGTGTATGTTACCGAGAACATGGTAGGTCACAAACTTGGCGAATTTGCTCCGACAAGAAACTTTAGAGGTCATATTGCTAAGAAAGATAAAGGCAAGCGTTAA
- the rplV gene encoding 50S ribosomal protein L22, with translation MEAIAKLNNVPTSPRKMRMVADLVRGKSVSKALGILKFEANAGAAKVEKLVLSALANWQAKNEDARIEEANLIIKTIFVDEGKMLKRLRPAPQGRGHRIRKRSNHVTLVIDSMSEEQVEKLSKKSKKANK, from the coding sequence ATGGAAGCAATAGCAAAACTAAATAACGTTCCTACCTCTCCTCGCAAGATGAGAATGGTAGCGGACCTGGTACGCGGCAAAAGCGTATCCAAAGCTCTTGGCATTCTTAAGTTTGAAGCCAATGCTGGTGCAGCCAAAGTTGAGAAACTTGTTTTATCTGCACTTGCAAACTGGCAGGCGAAGAATGAAGATGCTAGAATCGAAGAAGCAAACCTGATCATCAAAACTATCTTTGTTGATGAAGGCAAAATGCTGAAGCGTCTTCGTCCGGCTCCTCAGGGCCGTGGTCACAGGATCAGAAAAAGATCTAACCACGTCACACTTGTAATCGACAGCATGTCTGAAGAGCAGGTGGAGAAGCTATCTAAGAAATCTAAAAAAGCCAACAAGTAA
- the rpsC gene encoding 30S ribosomal protein S3, with product MGQKVNPIGFRLGVIKGWDSNWYGGKDFAEKLIEDEKIRKYILARIPKGGISKIIIERTLKRITLTVNTARPGVVIGKGGAEVDKIKEELKKLTNKDIQINIFEIKRPELDAKLVGESIAQQLQARISFRRAMKQAIASALRVGAEGIKVQVSGRLGGAEMARTEHYKEGRTPLHTLRADIDYALSEAQTVYGKIGIKVWIFKGEVYGKRDLTPNAGMESKGPGSAPNDRRGGGGDRRNKKSGPGEGAPKRKRRQ from the coding sequence ATGGGACAGAAAGTTAATCCGATCGGTTTTCGACTAGGTGTTATCAAAGGTTGGGATTCAAACTGGTATGGCGGCAAAGATTTCGCTGAGAAACTAATCGAGGACGAGAAAATCAGAAAATACATCTTGGCGCGTATCCCGAAAGGCGGTATTTCTAAGATTATAATCGAAAGAACACTTAAGCGCATTACGCTTACTGTTAACACTGCCAGACCAGGTGTGGTTATCGGTAAAGGCGGAGCGGAAGTAGATAAGATCAAAGAAGAGCTGAAGAAGCTGACTAACAAAGATATTCAGATCAATATCTTTGAGATCAAGCGTCCAGAGTTAGATGCTAAGCTGGTAGGTGAGTCTATCGCACAGCAGCTGCAGGCGCGTATCTCTTTCCGACGTGCCATGAAGCAGGCAATTGCTTCTGCGCTACGAGTGGGAGCTGAAGGTATCAAGGTACAGGTATCTGGCCGCCTAGGTGGTGCAGAGATGGCCAGAACAGAGCATTACAAAGAGGGTAGAACTCCTCTTCACACGCTTCGTGCTGACATCGACTATGCCTTGTCAGAAGCACAGACTGTGTATGGCAAGATTGGTATCAAGGTATGGATCTTCAAAGGCGAAGTATACGGTAAGAGAGATCTTACTCCAAACGCCGGCATGGAGAGCAAAGGACCTGGATCAGCCCCGAACGACAGACGTGGAGGTGGTGGTGACCGCCGCAACAAGAAAAGTGGACCTGGTGAAGGTGCACCGAAGCGCAAGCGTCGTCAATAA
- the rplP gene encoding 50S ribosomal protein L16, which produces MLQPRRTKYRKMQKGRVKGLAHRGSTIAFGSFAIKSLEASWITSRQIEAARIAMTRAMKREGQVWIRIFPDKPITKKPAEVRMGKGKGSPEYWVAVVKPGTIMFESDGVSLEVAKESLRLAAQKLPVKSKIVVRRDYVDK; this is translated from the coding sequence ATGTTACAGCCAAGAAGGACAAAATATAGAAAAATGCAAAAAGGCCGCGTGAAGGGGCTTGCCCACAGAGGCAGCACCATTGCGTTTGGTTCTTTCGCTATAAAATCGCTTGAGGCCTCATGGATCACGTCGCGCCAGATTGAGGCAGCACGTATCGCCATGACCAGAGCGATGAAACGTGAAGGTCAGGTTTGGATCCGAATTTTCCCTGACAAGCCAATCACCAAGAAGCCTGCAGAGGTTCGAATGGGTAAGGGTAAAGGTTCTCCGGAGTATTGGGTAGCAGTAGTTAAACCTGGTACGATCATGTTCGAGTCGGACGGTGTTTCTTTAGAGGTAGCAAAAGAGTCATTAAGACTAGCTGCACAGAAACTCCCAGTAAAGTCAAAAATTGTAGTACGTAGAGATTACGTTGATAAATAA
- the rpmC gene encoding 50S ribosomal protein L29 codes for MKNSEIKAYSAEELQEKLSAERSSLHAMRFAHAISPLENPMKIRDTKRNIARLNTEVRRREIEANS; via the coding sequence ATGAAAAATTCTGAGATAAAAGCTTATTCTGCCGAAGAACTGCAAGAGAAGCTTAGCGCTGAGAGATCAAGCCTGCATGCCATGCGTTTTGCACACGCCATATCTCCACTCGAGAACCCAATGAAGATCCGCGATACGAAGCGTAACATTGCTCGATTGAATACTGAAGTTCGTCGTCGTGAAATTGAAGCTAACTCTTAA
- the rpsQ gene encoding 30S ribosomal protein S17, producing the protein MERNLRKERSGKVVSNKMDKSITVLVESRMKHPMYGKFVSKSNKFMAHDEKNECNIGDIVRIQETRPLSKNKNWRLVEIIERAK; encoded by the coding sequence ATGGAGAGAAACCTAAGAAAAGAAAGAAGCGGTAAGGTTGTTAGCAACAAGATGGACAAATCTATTACTGTACTGGTGGAAAGCAGAATGAAGCACCCGATGTACGGTAAGTTTGTTAGCAAGTCTAACAAGTTCATGGCGCACGACGAGAAGAACGAGTGTAACATTGGTGACATCGTTCGCATTCAGGAGACACGTCCGCTGAGCAAGAACAAGAACTGGCGTTTAGTAGAAATAATAGAAAGGGCTAAGTAA
- the rplN gene encoding 50S ribosomal protein L14, whose protein sequence is MIQQESRLSVADNSGAKEVLCIRVLGGTGKKYASVGDRIVVTVKSALSSGNVKKGTVSKAVIVRTKKEVRRKDGTYIRFDDNAAVLLNANNEPRGTRIFGPVARELREKQFMKIVSLAPEVL, encoded by the coding sequence ATGATACAGCAGGAATCAAGACTAAGTGTAGCTGACAACAGCGGTGCCAAGGAAGTCCTTTGTATCCGTGTACTAGGCGGTACTGGTAAGAAGTACGCCTCAGTTGGCGACAGAATTGTAGTAACTGTAAAGTCAGCCCTTTCTTCCGGAAACGTTAAAAAGGGAACTGTTTCTAAGGCAGTTATTGTAAGAACAAAGAAAGAGGTTAGAAGAAAAGACGGTACTTATATTCGTTTCGACGATAACGCCGCCGTTTTGCTTAACGCGAACAACGAGCCACGTGGTACTCGTATCTTCGGCCCGGTTGCACGTGAACTTCGTGAAAAGCAATTCATGAAAATTGTTTCGTTAGCACCTGAAGTTCTATAA
- the rplX gene encoding 50S ribosomal protein L24 — protein sequence MNKKKLHVKTGDTVKVIAGDERGKTGRIIAVNIEKQRVTIEGLNQVTKHKKPSASNPQGGIEKVEAPIHASNVALVDPKSGETTKTATRKNSEGKTERYSKKTGEVI from the coding sequence ATGAATAAGAAAAAACTTCACGTAAAGACTGGCGATACAGTTAAGGTTATAGCCGGTGACGAGCGCGGCAAAACAGGCCGTATTATCGCTGTGAATATCGAAAAGCAGAGAGTGACTATCGAGGGTCTAAACCAGGTAACGAAGCACAAGAAACCAAGTGCTTCGAACCCACAGGGTGGCATCGAAAAAGTAGAAGCTCCGATTCATGCTAGCAATGTGGCGCTAGTTGATCCTAAATCAGGTGAGACAACCAAAACTGCTACAAGAAAGAACAGCGAAGGTAAAACAGAGCGTTATTCTAAAAAGACAGGAGAGGTAATCTAA
- the rplE gene encoding 50S ribosomal protein L5, producing the protein MATTRLKEKYQNEVLPSLMEKFQYKNVMQVPKITKISINKGIGSAVSDKKLVDIGVDELTTITGQKAVATIAKKSVSNFKLREGMPIGARVTLRGERMYEFLDRLLTVALPRVRDFRGVNDKGFDGRGNYTLGVKEQIIFPEISIDKIKAISGMDITIVTTAKTDEESYELLKAFGMPFSNIRQ; encoded by the coding sequence ATGGCGACTACAAGATTAAAAGAAAAATATCAGAACGAGGTACTGCCTTCTTTGATGGAAAAATTCCAGTACAAGAACGTAATGCAGGTGCCTAAGATCACGAAGATTTCAATCAATAAAGGTATCGGTTCTGCCGTATCTGACAAGAAGTTGGTTGACATTGGAGTGGACGAGCTAACTACAATCACTGGCCAGAAGGCTGTTGCTACAATCGCGAAGAAGTCGGTTTCGAACTTCAAGCTTCGTGAAGGCATGCCAATCGGCGCGCGTGTTACATTGCGTGGTGAGAGAATGTACGAGTTCCTGGACCGTCTTCTTACTGTTGCTCTTCCACGTGTGCGTGACTTCAGAGGTGTTAACGACAAAGGCTTTGACGGCCGCGGTAACTATACTCTGGGTGTAAAAGAGCAGATTATCTTCCCTGAGATCAGCATAGACAAGATCAAGGCTATATCAGGTATGGATATCACAATTGTTACTACAGCTAAAACCGACGAAGAGAGCTACGAACTGCTGAAAGCATTCGGAATGCCCTTCTCTAATAT